A region of Leishmania panamensis strain MHOM/PA/94/PSC-1 chromosome 33 sequence DNA encodes the following proteins:
- a CDS encoding hypothetical protein (TriTrypDB/GeneDB-style sysID: LpmP.33.0630), whose product MPSPNESVAYESDSDVSEMDPESDILAPVQRRIEEQLRKHLQELSQQIHETKNELSGVEKERESCGVDLYNAQQHLATLQKTLEGYHEKHAAIQQQHDDRLRAREELSAAAEGAQKKVDDLQKQYTRHHNELTKLTETLMKVERFNRELKDEVELERRAAHKTEDDITNLEKAKLRQDSLILSMQERIKALENESATLDEQIDSQREETKRARETLADATSEMEAIVIEKKQLVQQWRSSLIGMQRRQDAVRKTEEALQQQKNELLVLENEITGYRRDIRTKQAENAKLTAFMSRIDNEIIILETQMDGLLTKKEEATKAYALLEKSIANTIQERKAQEQKMKDKVAELSEVEKQIAKHAKAIVEMENEVLVHLSKECTLKQESQGALLEIRTIKDSIRAKEQQVTQMENELARIRVDTLQSKAYNETLATSLADLEKELQSRSAMVEKMQVDIRRRNDEIDRKQNQLDQLNHQYERILAAHNDMQGDHVGPLEATINSLSKAIASKSSENEALQQEWIRLQTELVNYKNTMNDINEAILDAQTKATILAQKKDRLLANISEGKQQVANLQNKSNAMHLEMKQVNTLLSHSNGAQRNASDDVFFLENDLVRRLEERKREAIQLEKKVDETRQSKSDIVEQILSCERDIMFWERKLQVARETEMALDPTIGCAEMEKMKKEITFMEQRMSQLQREQKFLIEEMRKMIDHRDAIRTKGKAIQIASQKNKNGATRVAVEKENTRLFKELNAKRQESRTKEKLIKESMAEMDRIAADVDRTQHEIQNLDAQIEDLQGQIAAAKKERTRAEDEKRLRQNNLQRLRDGEAGTYRLLCYPEESATEAARLDEGRLAVANVIEELSAQFPDLAPSLQDLMTSI is encoded by the coding sequence ATGCCGTCTCCAAATGAGAGTGTCGCTTATGaaagcgacagcgacgtTTCTGAGATGGACCCTGAATCGGATATTCTCGCACCAGTGCAGCGCCGTAtcgaagagcagctgcggaaACACTTGCAGGAGCTATCGCAACAGATCCATGAGACGAAGAATGAACTGTCAGGTGTCGAAAAAGAGCGCGAAAGCTGTGGTGTGGACCTCTACAATGCCCAACAGCATCTGGCAACACTGCAAAAGACCCTGGAGGGGTACCACGAGAAGCACGCAGCAATTCAGCAGCAACACGATGATAGGCTGCGTGCCCGTGAGGAGCTctctgctgcggcagagggCGCTCAGAAGAAGGTTGACGACCTGCAAAAACAGTATACCCGCCACCACAACGAGCTGACGAAGCTGACGGAGACGCTGATGAAGGTGGAGCGGTTCAATCGAGAATTGAAGGATGAGGTGGAGCTTGAGCGTCGCGCGGCTCACAAGACGGAGGACGATATCACCAACCTGGAGAAGGCAAAGCTACGACAAGATTCACTCATCCTCTCCATGCAGGAGCGCATCAAGGCACTCGAGAACGAGAGTGCAACGCTAGATGAACAGATAGACAGCCAGCGTGAGGAAACAAAGCGCGCTCGCGAAACATTGGCCGATGCAACATCGGAAATGGAGGCCATTGTTATCGAGAAGAAGCAGCTCGTTCAGCAGTGGCGAAGCTCTCTTATCGGcatgcagcgacggcaggaTGCAGTGCGGAAGAccgaagaggcgctgcaacaacagaaaaatGAACTCCTTGTACTCGAGAACGAGATCACTGGCTACCGCCGTGACATTCGCACGAAACAGGCAGAAAATGCGAAACTCACTGCGTTCATGTCTCGCATTGACAATGAAATCATCATATTGGAAACGCAGATGGATGGGCTGCTGacgaagaaggaggaagcCACTAAAGCATATGCACTCTTGGAAAAGAGCATTGCAAATACAATCCAAGAGCGCAAGGCTCAGGAGCAGAAAATGAAAGACAAGGTAGCTGAGCTATCAGAGGTGGAAAAGCAGATTGCAAAGCACGCCAAGGCCATCGTTGAAATGGAGAATGAGGTGTTGGTGCATCTGAGCAAGGAGTGCACCTTGAAGCAGGAGAGCCAAggagcgctgctggagattCGAACGATCAAGGACTCTATCCGCGCAAAGGAGCAACAGGTAACTCAGATGGAGAACGAACTGGCGCGAATTCGCGTGGATACACTGCAGTCGAAAGCGTACAACGAAACGCTTGCAACCTCTCTTGCTGACCTTGAGAAGGAACTGCAGTCGCGTAGTGCGATGGTAGAGAAGATGCAGGTCGACATTCGCCGCCGAAACGATGAGATCGATCGCAAGCAAAACCAGCTTGACCAGCTCAATCATCAATACGAGCGGATTCTAGCAGCGCACAACGATATGCAGGGCGATCATGTCGGACCCCTCGAGGCGACAATCAACAGTCTTTCCAAGGCCATTGCCTCTAAATCTAGCGAGAACGAGGCACTACAACAGGAGTGGATTCGGTTGCAAACCGAGTTGGTTAACTACAAGAACACCATGAATGACATCAACGAAGCCATCCTCGATGCACAGACGAAGGCGACCATTCTGGCCCAGAAAAAGGACCGCCTTCTTGCCAACATCAGCGAAGGAAAGCAGCAGGTTGCGAACTTGCAGAACAAGTCAAACGCAATGCATCTAGAAATGAAGCAGGTAAACACGCTGCTCAGCCACAGTAATGGCGCACAGCGAAACGCCTCTGATGACGTGTTCTTTCTTGAAAACGATCTGGTTCGACGACttgaggagaggaagcgTGAAGCCATTCAGCTCGAGAAGAAGGTAGATGAAACCCGTCAGAGCAAGTCGGACATTGTCGAGCAGATCCTCTCCTGCGAGCGGGACATCATGTTCTGGGAGCGGAAGCTGCAGGTTGCTCGGGAAACAGAGATGGCGCTGGACCCCACAATCGGGTGTGCCGAGATGGAAAAGATGAAGAAGGAGATCACATTCATGGAGCAGCGTAtgtcgcagctgcagcgcgagcagaAATTCCTCATCGAGGAGATGCGAAAGATGATCGACCATCGCGATGCCATTCGGACGAAAGGCAAGGCAATTCAGATAGCGTCTCAGAAGAACAAGAACGGCGCAACTAGGGTCGCTGTGGAAAAGGAGAACACTCGCCTATTCAAGGAACTGAATGCGAAGCGGCAGGAGTCGCGCACGAAAGAGAAACTAATCAAGGAGAGCATGGCAGAGATGGATCGCATCGCAGCGGATGTGGACCGTACCCAGCACGAAATACAGAACCTAGACGCTCAGATTGAGGATTTGCAGGGTCAAATCGCTGCGGCTAAGAAAGAGCGAACGCGCGCTGAAGACGAGAAGCGACTGCGGCAGAACAACCTCCAACGGTTGCGGGATGGTGAGGCAGGCACGTACCGGCTCTTGTGCTACCCCGAGGAGTCCGCGACGGAGGCAGCGCGGCTGGATGAGGGCCGCCTGGCGGTGGCAAATGTCATAGAGGAGTTGTCGGCGCAGTTCCCAGACCTTGCTCCGTCCTTGCAGGACTTGATGACAAGCATCTGA
- a CDS encoding hypothetical protein (TriTrypDB/GeneDB-style sysID: LpmP.33.0640), giving the protein MRYTTRVLDQTTGPHKAYKYTYMPDPRKLAPIETSMRSEVLPVVIRPPTSYVPNHEVFLEKVDVHRLAPTSDFKATFKDWNDLMTCSKRELRTRGVPLLTRRAIRAAVLAFQNGNPPERFDTKEEWLYYKQFKTKDYSYRIVPELPEKYRPHQNGIDQAPVPNYNEINQMPEWAVKEEKRLAEKSGAARK; this is encoded by the coding sequence ATGCGCTACACAACTAGAGTTCTGGACCAGACTACTGGTCCACACAAAGCGTACAAGTACACATACATGCCTGACCCGCGCAAGCTCGCCCCTATAGAAACATCAATGCGCTCCGAAGTACTGCCCGTTGTGATTCGGCCACCAACGTCGTATGTGCCAAACCATGAGGTGTTTTTGGAAAAGGTTGATGTCCATCGTTTAGCCCCAACAAGCGATTTCAAAGCAACATTCAAAGATTGGAATGACTTGATGACGTGTAGCAAACGCGAGCTCCGCACACGCGGTGTTCCACTTCTTACGCGCCGTGCTATCCGTGCTGCAGTTCTGGCTTTTCAAAACGGTAACCCCCCTGAGCGCTTTGATACGAAGGAGGAATGGCTATATTATAAACAATTCAAAACGAAAGACTATAGCTATCGCATAGTGCCGGAGTTACCAGAGAAGTACCGCCCTCATCAGAACGGCATCGATCAGGCCCCTGTTCCTAACTATAATGAAATCAATCAGATGCCGGAATGGGCTgtgaaagaagaaaaacgacTTGCTGAGaaaagcggtgcagcacgcaAATAG
- a CDS encoding hypothetical protein (TriTrypDB/GeneDB-style sysID: LpmP.33.0650) gives MKASSHMLLSTTGSSLASSSHLLATTWENALKHFRRALLECGSPLDIEHSQRIGLLFSKNVGDTNELKRWTSIFDAENVPATALLLKALVNHSQWQTAVKLLDLNKDSGVACELSEALGQCLVARGLWQQTLQLADFLRQCRADVAPRNNTLAPGYTSLLSKREDNDSHQMASNPAFLPKEEKPAYCGFVSAVARACPSKREWKEAVRILHNLEQLVDRETKQKLYEYRIARLVHDGEAYGDVIETSHRELGFRTSPSLVRSLLHCAIATSDYSLTMSCLELLCSFGPAAISVKLFESACRLLVSSDQTWMDKDLARFECVVCEKAALVKERDLQKLISAFCADYDLKIPTFISSLSVLVSSSNAVETPSWMNSITNLDRLASTLLSQNRWEEALQAATLIRNGAAQNDNERVIVNILRETCSSWAKTLQFFTP, from the coding sequence ATGAAAGCGTCAAGTCACATGTTGCTTAGCACAACCGGTAGTTCTCTCGCATCATCATCGCATTTGCTAGCTACCACATGGGAAAATGCACTAAAACATTTCCGACGCGCCCTGCTCGAGTGTGGTTCTCCATTAGACATTGAGCACTCACAACGAATCGGGCTGCTTTTTTCAAAGAATGTCGGGGACACAAATGAACTAAAACGGTGGACATCAATTTTCGATGCTGAGAACGTGCCAGCAACAGCGCTCCTTCTCAAGGCACTGGTAAATCACAGCCAATGGCAGACAGCCGTGAAACTCCTTGACCTCAACAAGGACAGCGGAGTCGCATGTGAACTAAGTGAAGCTCTAGGTCAATGCCTTGTAGCCAGAGGACTTTGGCAGCAGACGCTGCAGCTAGCAGACTTTCTCCGCCAGTGTCGAGCTGACGTTGCGCCGAGAAACAACACTCTTGCACCGGGTTATACTTCACTACTGAGCAAAAGGGAAGACAACGATTCCCACCAAATGGCATCAAACCCAGCTTTTCTACcgaaagaggaaaagccAGCGTACTGTGGATTCGTTTCTGCAGTTGCTCGCGCATGTCCTTCAAAGCGGGAGTGGAAAGAAGCTGTTAGAATACTACACAACCTAGAGCAGCTTGTTGATCGTGAGACGAAGCAGAAGCTATACGAATACAGAATTGCTCGACTTGTACACGACGGTGAAGCGTACGGAGATGTAATTGAAACGAGTCACCGCGAACTGGGATTTCGCACATCACCTTCGCTGGTCCGCTCACTTCTTCACTGCGCCATAGCAACAAGCGACTACAGTCTTACAATGAGCTGTCTAGAGCTGCTGTGCTCGTTCGGTCCCGCTGCAATATCCGTAAAGCTTTTCGAATCGGCTTGTCGGCTGCTTGTGTCGTCTGACCAAACTTGGATGGACAAAGATCTTGCTCGGTTTGAATGCGTTGTGTGTGAGAAGGCCGCTctagtgaaagagagggatcTCCAAAAGCTGATATCTGCTTTTTGTGCCGACTACGATTTGAAAATACCTACTTTTAtttcctctctgtcggtGTTAGTATCATCTTCGAATGCAGTGGAGACTCCCTCATGGATGAACAGCATCACCAATCTCGACCGACTCGCGAGCACACTCCTTTCTCAGAACCGATGGGAAGAGGCGTTACAGGCAGCTACCTTAATCAGAAATGGTGCTGCGCAGAATGATAATGAGCGTGTTATAGTCAACATACTACGCGAAACTTGCTCATCGTGGGCGAAAACGCTGCAGTTTTTTACACCTTAG
- a CDS encoding hypothetical protein (TriTrypDB/GeneDB-style sysID: LpmP.33.0660) produces MSRNLIVNMFFNSPEIQILGPVQENTIERLNSVLPASTTSTRSIRNSQPKFEYLSNPDHWRIKLDGQFCDSEGVSRLMVLLLDALEEEGGWTLVSSMASSPHTCGTLQQDTVESYKFFFSRYEDDE; encoded by the coding sequence ATGTCTCGCAATCTGATCGTCAACATGTTCTTCAACTCCCCCGAGATTCAAATACTCGGCCCAGTGCAAGAGAACACTATCGAGAGACTCAACAGCGTACTTCCTGCCTCGACAACGTCTACTCGGAGTATTCGCAACAGTCAGCCAAAGTTCGAGTACTTGTCGAATCCTGATCACTGGAGGATTAAACTGGACGGTCAATTCTGCGACTCCGAGGGTGTGTCGCGCTTGATGGTTCTTTTACTGGATGcactcgaggaggagggtggctGGACGCTTGTTTCGTCAAtggcctcctctcctcataCTTGCGGTACGCTGCAGCAAGATACCGTGGAGAGCTACAagtttttcttctccagGTACGAAGACGATGAGTGA
- a CDS encoding hypothetical protein (TriTrypDB/GeneDB-style sysID: LpmP.33.0670), whose translation MNIAIPNIAPTRLKQGSGEAVLAVLSALVNAAISGAGYDFQPIDYSQVSRYDELAAVADAEDEQGADEIEDNVVIDSDDDDEVYVRAVSGSRNAKSDADRPPTPKVDVEEWKMEVERVAPLLQVRQSSLDDWRSRIESATVLFKAVENMYPDVKQMLERLASDMDKSRDRIQKREQTLAQQFSDQVEDYRVKLRELNTSRDSANVAQQTVQQMSVELNQISELLDQTKRDIAERQAKISDTTPLIQVKEAVVKVQAEIKLMSLRIGILQNGVLQHVMKQTKARREGQTIERADMYNGGIMFS comes from the coding sequence ATGAACATCGCAATCCCAAACATTGCACCAACCCGCTTGAAGcagggcagcggcgaggcagTTCTGGCTGTACTCTCTGCTCTTGTAAATGCAGCGATTTCTGGCGCTGGATACGATTTTCAGCCAATTGATTACAGCCAGGTGAGCAGATACGATGAACTAGCTGCTGTAGCAGACGCCGAGGACGAGCAGGGTGCGGACGAGATTGAGGATAACGTTGTGAtcgacagcgacgatgacgacgaagTTTACGTGCGCGCTGTTAGTGGGAGTCGAAATGCCAAAAGCGATGCAGACCGTCCTCCAACGCCCAAAGTAGATGTAGAAGAGTGGaagatggaggtggagcgtGTCGCCCCGCTGCTTCAGGTGCGCCAATCCTCCCTAGACGACTGGCGTTCGCGTATCGAGAGCGCCACTGTTTTATTCAAAGCTGTAGAGAACATGTACCCTGATGTCAAGCAGATGCTTGAGCGCCTTGCGAGTGACATGGATAAGTCACGAGACCGGATACAAAAACGAGAACAAACGCTAGCGCAGCAATTCTCTGATCAGGTGGAGGATTACCGCGTGAAACTGCGCGAACTCAACACCTCGCGTGATTCAGCTAACGTGGCTCAGCAAACCGTGCAGCAGATGTCAGTGGAGCTGAACCAGATCAGTGAGCTACTGGACCAGACGAAGCGTGATATTGCAGAGAGGCAGGCCAAGATATCGGATACGACTCCACTCATTCAGGTGAAGGAAGCGGTGGTCAAGGTGCAGGCTGAGATCAAACTCATGTCTTTGCGTATTGGCATTCTTCAAAATGGCGTATTGCAGCATGTTATGAAACAAACCAAGGCTCGGCGTGAGGGACAAACAATAGAAAGGGCAGATATGTACAATGGAGGGATCATGTTTTCCTGA
- a CDS encoding hypothetical protein (TriTrypDB/GeneDB-style sysID: LpmP.33.0680) yields MDAEVHHQLNEAKLLFVTREDYSVARMNRRKLVIRSLTGACEGAFRTEELLGAEETTDFASEQLICAAATRAVDTSASEGAAPRSIDTAKVTYPSVLSAECSATRDAAGGDVFSARDAIRDLLPRVEQVFDFYAASHVADAELLYPAIHLPQFTTMVRDSALDRGRRPLLPELLWMTVLRDLPFAGRRERTDRRHGSTLLLPRVFNDDSLFHPVATRRDLFVHERLRSITKTEFPRALYVVFRVAVHNGHESASVHKTFCTYLSQHFLPAVEHRIRRRKASRAFLVNAKAARFAPSAPSPPAKPPDPLAASDLPKAAAGVCPSPPTLADIVATYSNDTEVQRALRQFTPQLKQCFRHAVRCLPTCRTEDARMSIDAFVECARQRQLLPLISREQLRDIFAFCLTLDGYSARGAAESGELVTKQAATLTIRDSITCFSFTAAVYCLAEVIYGGAPLLREQYASPYARISKLLVKMFIL; encoded by the coding sequence ATGGATGCGGAGGTGCACCACCAGCTCAACGAGGCTAAGCTACTTTTCGTCACCCGCGAAGACTACTCTGTAGCCCGCATGAATCGTCGGAAGTTGGTCATACGGAGTCTCACTGGAGCATGCGAGGGAGCATTCCGCACGGAAGAGCTCCTGGGGGCTGAGGAAACAACCGACTTTGCCAGCGAACAGCTAATATGTGCTGCGGCTACCAGAGCCGTGGACACCTCAGCTAGTGAAggtgcggcgccgcggtCAATAGACACTGCCAAGGTAACGTATCCTTCCGTACTGTCCGCAGAGTGCTCAGCTACTAGGGACGCAGCGGGTGGCGATGTGTTCTCTGCTAGAGACGCAATACGGGATCTGCTTCCCCGTGTGGAGCAAGTGTTTGATTTCTACGCAGCGTCGCACGTAGCGGACGCCGAGCTGCTGTATCCAGCAATACACCTGCCTCAGTTCACCACGATGGTGCGCGACAGCGCTCTTGATCGCGGGCGTCGTCCTCTCCTTCCCGAGTTGCTGTGGATGACGGTTCTGCGCGATTTGCCTTTCGCTGGTAGACGCGAACGCACAGACCGGCGCCATGGTAGCACTTTGCTGCTTCCGCGTGTCTTCAACGACGACTCTCTTTTCCATCCGGTTGCCACGCGGAGAGACTTGTTTGTGCATGAACGGCTCCGATCAATCACGAAGACGGAGTTCCCACGTGCGCTTTACGTCGTTTTTCGTGTTGCTGTCCACAACGGACACGAAAGCGCCTCTGTACACAAGACCTTCTGCACTTATCTCTCGCAACATTTCTTGCCCGCCGTGGAGCACCGCATTCGACGTCGCAAAGCCTCTCGAGCCTTCCTGGTCAACGCCAAGGCTGCTCGCTTTGCCCCTAGTGCTCCATCTCCACCAGCAAAACCGCCTGACCCACTAGCCGCGTCAGACTTGccgaaggcagcggcaggtgtCTGCCCCTCGCCCCCGACTCTTGCCGACATTGTAGCAACGTACAGCAATGATACAGAGGTGCAACGGGCTCTCCGCCAGTTCACGCCGCAGCTAAAACAGTGCTTTCGTCACGCGGTACGGTGCCTTCCTACGTGTCGTACCGAAGATGCCCGCATGAGCATTGACGCGTTTGTGGAGTGTGCTCGGCAGCGTCAGTTACTTCCGCTGATCTCACGAGAGCAGCTCAGGGACATCTTCGCCTTTTGTCTCACATTGGACGGCTACAGCGCTCGCGGTGCCGCGGAAAGTGGGGAACTTGTGACGAAGCAAGCAGCGACGCTGACCATTCGCGATAGCATCACATGCTTTTCCTTCACTGCGGCTGTATACTGCCTAGCGGAGGTCATTTATGgtggcgcaccgctgctgcgtgagcaGTACGCATCGCCCTATGCGCGAATCTCAAAGCTTCTGGTGAAGATGTTTATACTATGA